A genomic stretch from Vibrio algarum includes:
- a CDS encoding Nif3-like dinuclear metal center hexameric protein, translated as MDYLQLESLLNQKLSPELIKDYCPNGLQIEGKCEVNKIVTGVTASKALIDKAIELQADAILVHHGYFWKGESEAIRGMKGARIKTLIKNDINLYAYHLPLDVHPELGNNAKLAQLLGISIDGGLEPSPQSVAMFGSLDAPISGQDFAKRIESVLNRVPLHIMPECDKPIRTVGWCTGGGQDYIELAAEKRLDAFISGEVSERTTYSAREQGIHYFGAGHHATERYGVKALGEWLATEHGLDVEFVDIDNPV; from the coding sequence ATGGACTACTTGCAATTAGAATCATTGTTAAATCAAAAGCTTTCACCTGAACTCATAAAAGATTACTGCCCGAATGGATTGCAGATTGAAGGGAAATGTGAGGTAAATAAAATTGTGACTGGTGTGACGGCTTCTAAAGCGCTAATTGATAAAGCGATTGAGCTGCAAGCTGACGCTATATTAGTCCACCACGGCTACTTTTGGAAAGGTGAATCAGAAGCGATTCGAGGAATGAAAGGCGCAAGGATTAAAACGCTAATTAAAAATGACATAAACCTTTATGCTTATCACTTGCCATTAGACGTACATCCAGAGTTAGGAAATAATGCCAAACTCGCGCAGTTGTTAGGCATTAGTATTGATGGGGGATTGGAACCTTCACCTCAATCAGTGGCGATGTTTGGTTCGTTGGATGCACCAATTTCGGGTCAAGATTTTGCCAAAAGAATAGAGTCTGTTTTAAACAGAGTGCCACTTCATATCATGCCTGAATGTGATAAGCCAATCAGAACGGTCGGCTGGTGTACTGGAGGTGGCCAAGATTATATAGAACTAGCGGCTGAAAAAAGGTTAGATGCGTTTATTTCGGGTGAAGTATCGGAACGTACGACTTATTCCGCTAGGGAGCAAGGAATTCATTATTTTGGTGCTGGTCACCATGCAACTGAACGTTACGGTGTAAAAGCGTTAGGTGAATGGTTAGCGACAGAACATGGTCTAGACGTGGAATTTGTTGATATAGATAATCCTGTTTAA
- the sdhC gene encoding succinate dehydrogenase cytochrome b556 subunit, translating into MSKPVKERKSRPVNLDLQTIRFPITAIVSILHRVSGVITFVAIGILLWLLSISLSSPQGFMQAADLVDSFFVKFILWGILTALAYHIVGGIRHLIMDLGHYEEFESGVMTAKVTFAATAVLSLLGGILVW; encoded by the coding sequence GTGAGCAAGCCCGTGAAAGAAAGAAAGTCAAGACCTGTCAATCTCGATTTACAGACCATACGCTTTCCGATTACTGCAATAGTATCTATTCTACACCGTGTTTCTGGTGTGATAACTTTTGTGGCAATTGGTATCCTGCTTTGGCTGTTATCAATATCTTTATCGTCCCCTCAAGGTTTCATGCAAGCCGCTGACCTAGTAGATAGCTTTTTTGTTAAGTTTATCCTTTGGGGAATATTAACCGCACTTGCCTACCATATTGTTGGTGGAATTCGTCACCTAATAATGGACTTAGGCCATTATGAAGAATTCGAATCTGGCGTTATGACTGCCAAGGTAACCTTTGCTGCAACTGCAGTATTGTCACTACTTGGAGGGATTTTGGTATGGTAA
- a CDS encoding DUF1853 family protein has translation MQERLAKITHWICTSPPILRTVKPPAVGNPFSLDFLPENREYLGNTRLGFVYQELCKRLFERHPDYEILAEEVQLFKGKQTLGAIDFLLKHRKQVEHWEVAIKFYLLKDGLWYGPDSRDRLDIKLHRMLTHQLKMSDREEFHQCFPTLDIIKPKMLIQGRLYTNPFEHEAIPEKCLGYQLNNSAIVGNWCYQHQCPLINEPLYKLQKLDWITGTQQREEKLTSLTEYAVHCQSLSGQFWIVVPDTWPDNNLK, from the coding sequence ATGCAGGAGAGACTTGCAAAAATTACCCATTGGATCTGCACTAGTCCACCAATATTGAGGACGGTCAAACCTCCAGCTGTAGGCAATCCTTTCTCTCTAGATTTTTTACCTGAAAATCGAGAATATCTTGGCAATACCCGTCTTGGTTTCGTCTATCAAGAGCTATGTAAACGGCTTTTTGAACGCCACCCCGACTATGAAATTTTGGCCGAAGAGGTTCAACTTTTTAAAGGAAAACAGACACTCGGCGCGATTGATTTTCTTCTCAAACACCGAAAACAAGTCGAACACTGGGAAGTTGCTATTAAATTTTATCTATTAAAAGATGGATTATGGTACGGCCCAGACAGTCGAGATAGACTAGATATCAAACTTCACCGTATGCTAACTCACCAACTAAAAATGTCCGACCGGGAGGAGTTTCATCAATGCTTCCCTACTCTAGACATCATCAAACCAAAAATGTTGATCCAAGGACGCCTTTACACCAACCCGTTTGAGCACGAAGCTATTCCTGAAAAGTGTTTGGGATACCAACTAAATAACTCGGCGATTGTTGGTAATTGGTGTTATCAACATCAATGTCCATTGATTAACGAGCCGCTATACAAGCTACAGAAGTTAGATTGGATAACAGGCACCCAACAGCGAGAAGAAAAGCTAACATCACTGACAGAGTATGCTGTGCATTGTCAATCCCTATCCGGTCAGTTTTGGATAGTCGTGCCTGATACATGGCCAGATAATAACTTGAAGTGA
- the sdhD gene encoding succinate dehydrogenase, hydrophobic membrane anchor protein encodes MVNSVSSVGRNGIHDFLLIRATAIILTLYTVYIVGFCAFSGDITYHTWTAFFGGIFTKAFSMLALTSILIHAWIGLWQVLTDYIKPTLIRGLLQFVIVAILLVYFFSGLFILWGA; translated from the coding sequence ATGGTAAATTCTGTTTCTTCAGTTGGTCGTAATGGTATTCACGACTTCCTGCTAATTCGTGCTACGGCAATAATTCTTACACTGTATACCGTATACATTGTAGGATTTTGCGCGTTTAGTGGCGATATAACTTATCACACATGGACCGCTTTTTTTGGTGGTATTTTCACTAAAGCGTTTTCCATGCTTGCTTTGACCTCTATCTTAATACACGCATGGATTGGTTTATGGCAAGTACTAACCGACTATATCAAGCCGACACTTATTCGTGGTCTTTTACAATTCGTAATTGTTGCGATTTTATTAGTGTATTTTTTCTCTGGCCTATTTATTCTGTGGGGTGCATAA
- the sdhA gene encoding succinate dehydrogenase flavoprotein subunit has translation MTIPVREFDAVVIGAGGAGMRAALQISEQGLSCALLSKVFPTRSHTVSAQGGITVALGNSHKDNWQWHMYDTVKGSDYIGDQNAIEYMCKNGPESVIELEKMGLPFSRFEDGSIYQRPFGGQSKEFGGEQAARTAAAADRTGHALLHTLYQQNIKHKTTIFSEWYALDMVKNQDGAIMGCTAICMETGEINYFKSKATILATGGAGRIYASTTNAHINTGDGVGMALRAGVPMQDIEMWQFHPTGIAGAGVLVTEGCRGEGGYLLNKDGERFMERYAPNAKDLAGRDVVARSIMIEIREGRGCDGPWGPHIKLKLDHLGKDVLESRLPGICELSRTFAHVDPVKEPIPIIPTCHYMMGGVPTQVSGQAIKQDANGVDVDVQGLFACGEIASVSVHGANRLGGNSLLDLVVFGRATGLHLGETLAAQSEARPATQSDIEASLSRTMRWENSNSGEDPVQIRKDLQQCMQNNFSVFREGDAMATGLEELKAIRERLNNAHLTDKSSEFNTQRIECLELDNLMETAFATAVAANYRTESRGAHARFDFPDRDDEQWLCHSIYNPETEEMSKRDVNMEPVHREAFPPKIRTY, from the coding sequence GTGACTATTCCAGTTCGTGAATTCGATGCCGTTGTCATCGGTGCTGGTGGTGCGGGTATGCGCGCAGCACTACAAATTTCTGAGCAAGGCTTATCTTGTGCTTTGCTATCTAAAGTATTTCCAACTCGTTCTCACACAGTTTCTGCGCAAGGTGGTATTACCGTAGCACTTGGTAATTCACACAAAGATAACTGGCAGTGGCATATGTACGATACGGTAAAAGGTTCCGATTATATTGGGGATCAGAATGCTATCGAATATATGTGTAAAAATGGACCAGAGTCTGTCATTGAGCTCGAAAAGATGGGTTTGCCATTTTCTCGTTTTGAAGACGGTTCCATCTATCAACGTCCATTTGGTGGGCAATCTAAAGAATTTGGTGGCGAACAAGCCGCTCGTACAGCAGCTGCGGCTGACCGTACAGGGCATGCGCTTCTTCACACGCTGTATCAACAAAATATCAAACATAAAACCACTATTTTTTCTGAGTGGTACGCATTGGATATGGTTAAGAACCAAGACGGCGCCATTATGGGTTGTACTGCAATCTGTATGGAAACGGGTGAGATTAACTATTTCAAATCTAAAGCAACCATTTTAGCAACCGGTGGTGCAGGCCGTATTTACGCGTCTACTACCAATGCACACATCAATACTGGTGATGGAGTCGGAATGGCACTGCGTGCAGGTGTTCCGATGCAAGATATCGAAATGTGGCAGTTCCATCCAACCGGCATTGCTGGGGCTGGGGTACTTGTTACCGAAGGCTGTCGTGGTGAAGGTGGTTACCTTCTTAATAAAGATGGTGAGCGCTTTATGGAGCGTTATGCGCCAAACGCGAAAGATCTAGCTGGTCGTGATGTTGTTGCACGTTCAATCATGATAGAAATTCGTGAAGGTCGTGGTTGTGATGGACCTTGGGGCCCTCATATTAAACTGAAACTCGATCATCTAGGCAAAGACGTTCTGGAATCTCGTTTACCAGGTATATGTGAATTATCTCGTACATTTGCCCACGTAGATCCTGTGAAAGAGCCAATTCCAATTATCCCAACCTGTCACTATATGATGGGCGGTGTGCCAACGCAGGTTTCTGGTCAGGCGATAAAACAAGATGCAAATGGGGTTGACGTCGATGTTCAGGGGTTATTTGCCTGTGGTGAAATCGCTTCCGTATCTGTGCACGGCGCGAACCGATTAGGTGGTAACTCACTACTTGATTTAGTGGTGTTTGGTCGTGCAACTGGTTTGCATCTCGGTGAAACATTGGCGGCTCAATCTGAAGCTCGTCCAGCGACACAATCTGATATTGAAGCTTCTTTGTCGCGTACAATGCGCTGGGAAAACAGTAACAGCGGTGAAGACCCAGTTCAAATTCGTAAAGACCTTCAACAATGCATGCAAAATAACTTCTCTGTATTTAGAGAGGGTGATGCAATGGCAACGGGCTTAGAAGAATTGAAAGCTATTCGTGAGCGTCTTAATAACGCGCATTTAACGGACAAGTCTTCTGAATTCAACACTCAACGTATTGAATGTTTAGAATTAGACAACCTGATGGAAACTGCATTCGCTACTGCTGTAGCTGCAAATTATCGTACAGAAAGCCGTGGAGCACATGCTCGTTTTGATTTCCCAGACCGTGATGATGAGCAGTGGTTATGCCACTCTATTTATAATCCGGAAACGGAAGAAATGTCAAAGCGCGATGTGAATATGGAACCTGTACACCGTGAAGCATTTCCACCAAAAATACGTACTTACTAA
- a CDS encoding citrate synthase, whose translation MADKKATLHIEGKAPIELPIMDGTLGPEVIDVRKLGANGYFTFDPGFLATSSCESQITFIDGGKGVLLHRGFPIDQLANRADYLEVCYILLYGEAPNRKEYDEFKKIVTRHTMVHEQIASFFHGFRRDAHPMAIMVGVVGALAAFYHDSLDINNDSHREIAAFRLLSKMPTLASMCYKYSIGQPFIYPRNDLSYAENFLHMMFANPCEDYEVNPVVARAMDKILTLHADHEQNASTSTVRLAGSSGANPFACIAAGIASLWGPAHGGANEACLHMLEEIGSVENIPEFVARAKDKEDPFRLMGFGHRVYKNYDPRATVMREACHEVLKELNIEDPLLDVAMELERIALSDPYFVEKKLYPNVDFYSGIILKAIGIPISMFTVIFAMARTIGWIAHWNEMHGDPDNRIGRPRQLYTGKTMRDFEPLHERE comes from the coding sequence ATGGCAGATAAGAAAGCTACTCTTCATATTGAAGGTAAAGCTCCAATTGAACTGCCGATTATGGATGGCACCTTAGGCCCTGAAGTAATCGATGTTCGTAAATTAGGCGCAAATGGATATTTCACATTTGACCCTGGTTTTCTTGCGACATCATCTTGCGAATCCCAAATCACATTCATCGATGGCGGCAAAGGTGTGTTACTACACCGAGGTTTCCCTATTGACCAATTAGCAAACAGAGCCGATTATTTAGAAGTTTGTTATATCCTACTCTATGGCGAAGCGCCTAACCGCAAAGAGTACGATGAATTTAAGAAGATTGTTACTCGTCATACCATGGTCCATGAGCAAATCGCTAGTTTCTTCCACGGTTTCCGTCGTGATGCGCACCCAATGGCTATCATGGTTGGTGTCGTAGGAGCTTTAGCAGCGTTCTACCACGATTCGCTTGATATAAACAACGATAGTCACCGTGAAATTGCAGCATTCCGTCTACTCTCTAAGATGCCGACTCTTGCTTCAATGTGTTACAAGTATTCTATCGGTCAACCATTTATCTACCCTCGTAACGACTTGAGCTACGCTGAAAACTTTTTGCATATGATGTTTGCAAATCCATGTGAAGATTATGAAGTTAACCCTGTTGTTGCTCGCGCTATGGATAAGATACTCACTCTTCATGCTGACCATGAGCAGAATGCGTCGACCTCTACAGTTCGTTTAGCAGGTTCTTCTGGTGCTAACCCATTTGCATGTATTGCCGCAGGTATTGCTTCTCTTTGGGGGCCTGCACACGGTGGTGCTAACGAAGCTTGTTTGCATATGCTAGAAGAAATCGGAAGTGTTGAAAACATTCCAGAGTTTGTCGCTCGTGCTAAAGACAAAGAAGACCCGTTCCGCCTAATGGGCTTCGGTCACCGTGTTTATAAGAACTATGACCCACGTGCAACGGTAATGCGTGAAGCCTGTCACGAAGTTCTTAAAGAACTAAACATCGAAGATCCATTGCTAGACGTCGCTATGGAGCTAGAACGAATCGCTCTGTCTGACCCATACTTCGTTGAGAAGAAACTTTACCCTAACGTAGATTTCTATTCAGGTATCATCCTTAAAGCGATTGGTATTCCTATTTCAATGTTTACCGTTATCTTTGCGATGGCTCGTACTATCGGATGGATTGCTCACTGGAACGAAATGCATGGTGACCCAGACAACCGTATCGGTCGTCCACGTCAGCTATACACAGGTAAGACGATGCGAGATTTCGAACCTTTGCACGAAAGAGAATAA
- the pgm gene encoding phosphoglucomutase (alpha-D-glucose-1,6-bisphosphate-dependent): MAMHPRAGQKALQEDLTNIPALVSSYYLLQPDSEDPSKRVAFGTSGHRGCSEKETFNENHILAIAQAIAEVRAEQGTTGPLFLGKDTHALSEPAFCSVIEVLVANGVKVIVQENNGFTPTPGISHAILTYNLKHDEKADGIVITPSHNPPQDGGIKYNPPHGGPAEGKLTQAIEDRANALIADEMNGVKAMQSGAAKQVVTEVDLVQPYVDDLVNVVDMEAIQKANIKIGVDPLGGSGIEYWRQIAKTYDLDLTLVNEAIDPSFQFMSLDKDGVIRMDCSSPYAMASLLALKDDYDLAFGNDPDYDRHGIVTPKGLMNPNHYLAVCIDYLYRHREGWGKDVAVGKTLVSSALIDRVVADLGRRLCEVPVGFKWFVDGLYDGSFGFGGEESAGASFLRKDGTPWSTDKDGILLCLLGAEITAVTGKNPQEYYEELAAKHGASEYNRISAVANTEQKNVLSKLSPDMVSAEMLAGELITARLTHAPGNGAAIGGLKVTTENGWFAARPSGTEDIYKIYCESFKGEEHLKAIEKEAQEIVNQVFADAGL, encoded by the coding sequence ATGGCAATGCATCCCCGAGCTGGGCAAAAAGCCCTCCAAGAAGATCTAACTAATATTCCCGCTCTTGTATCAAGTTATTATTTGCTTCAACCAGACAGCGAAGACCCATCTAAACGCGTTGCGTTTGGGACATCGGGTCACCGTGGTTGTTCTGAAAAAGAAACCTTTAATGAGAATCATATCCTTGCCATTGCTCAAGCAATAGCGGAAGTTCGTGCAGAACAAGGTACAACTGGACCTTTATTTCTAGGTAAAGATACCCACGCTCTTTCTGAACCGGCATTTTGTAGTGTGATAGAAGTACTTGTCGCTAATGGTGTTAAAGTGATTGTTCAAGAAAACAATGGCTTTACTCCAACACCAGGCATCTCTCACGCTATTCTAACTTATAACTTGAAGCATGATGAAAAGGCTGATGGTATTGTGATTACTCCATCGCATAACCCACCTCAAGATGGCGGTATTAAATATAATCCACCACATGGTGGCCCAGCTGAGGGTAAGTTAACTCAAGCGATAGAAGATCGCGCAAATGCCCTAATCGCAGATGAGATGAATGGCGTTAAAGCGATGCAAAGTGGCGCAGCTAAACAAGTTGTCACGGAAGTCGATCTGGTTCAGCCTTATGTAGACGATCTAGTCAACGTTGTTGATATGGAAGCAATTCAAAAAGCAAACATCAAGATTGGGGTAGATCCACTCGGTGGTTCTGGCATTGAATATTGGCGTCAGATTGCGAAAACTTATGACCTTGATTTAACACTGGTTAATGAAGCTATTGATCCATCATTCCAATTCATGTCTTTAGATAAAGATGGTGTTATCCGGATGGATTGCTCGTCACCTTACGCAATGGCAAGTCTACTCGCACTTAAAGATGATTACGATCTAGCATTCGGTAATGACCCAGATTACGACCGTCACGGTATTGTAACGCCAAAAGGTTTAATGAATCCGAACCATTATTTGGCTGTTTGTATTGATTATTTGTACCGTCACCGTGAAGGTTGGGGTAAGGATGTCGCTGTAGGTAAAACATTAGTATCAAGTGCACTTATTGACCGCGTTGTTGCTGATCTTGGCCGTAGACTTTGTGAAGTGCCAGTTGGTTTTAAATGGTTTGTTGATGGATTATATGATGGTTCATTTGGCTTTGGTGGTGAAGAGAGTGCAGGTGCGTCTTTCTTACGTAAAGATGGTACACCGTGGTCTACAGATAAAGATGGTATTCTTCTTTGCTTGTTAGGCGCTGAAATTACAGCGGTAACAGGTAAAAATCCACAAGAGTATTATGAAGAACTGGCTGCTAAACATGGTGCGTCTGAGTATAACCGTATTTCTGCGGTCGCGAATACTGAGCAAAAAAATGTGCTTTCTAAGCTTTCTCCAGACATGGTTTCTGCGGAGATGCTAGCCGGTGAACTTATCACAGCGCGTTTAACTCATGCACCAGGTAATGGTGCGGCTATTGGTGGTCTTAAAGTGACCACTGAAAATGGTTGGTTTGCTGCTCGTCCGTCTGGCACAGAAGATATCTATAAAATTTACTGTGAAAGCTTTAAAGGCGAAGAACATTTGAAAGCGATTGAGAAAGAAGCTCAAGAGATCGTAAATCAGGTGTTTGCTGACGCAGGGCTATAA
- the sucA gene encoding 2-oxoglutarate dehydrogenase E1 component: MHNGVMKAWLESSHLAGANATYVEELYELYLSDPDLVSEEWKRVFEGLPTQPSEVVEQSHSRVRDYFRRLAQETKHYNVQVSDPDVDAKQVKVLQLINAYRFRGHQAASLDPLGIWERDPGPDLDPAFHNLTEDDFEETFNVGSFAVAQESMQLGDLYSALKKTYCGSIGAEYMHMINTEQKRWVQQRLESVLGQPSFTAEEKETFLDELTAAEGLERYLGAKFPGAKRFSLEGGDALIPMMKELIRHAGKSGMREVVIGMAHRGRLNMLVNVLGKKPQDLFDEFAGKHDETWGTGDVKYHQGFSADFATPGGDVHLALAFNPSHLEIVNPVVIGSVRARQDRLNDKDGSMVLPITIHGDSAIAGQGVVQETFNMSRTRGFQVGGTVRVVINNQVGFTTSNPRDTRSTMYCTDIAKMVQAPIFHVNADDPEAVAFITRIALDYRNTFKRDVVIDLVCYRRHGHNEADEPNATQPLMYQKIKKHPTPRKLYADVLIERNELDIGKATEMVNDYRDALDHGEVVVKEWRPMEMHSVDWNPYLGHDWNIAWDNKYELTRLRELGEKLCDYPESHKLQSRVNKIYNDRRSMISGEKPLDWGMAEILAYGTLVDDGKRIRISGQDSGRGTFFHRHSVLHNQEDASTYVPLQNVHSKQGPFQVFDSVLSEAAVLAFEYGYATAEPGGLTLWEAQFGDFANGAQVVIDQFISSGEQKWGRLCGLTMLLPHGYEGQGPEHSSARLERYLQLCAEQNIQVIVPSTPAQVYHMLRRQVVRPMRRPLVVMSPKSLLRHPMCTSSLEELAEGTFQPAIGEIDDIEPSKVKRVVFCSGKVYYDLLDQRRKNEQDDVAIIRIEQLYPFPLFEVRDLIEQYENVQDFVWCQEEPQNQGAWYCSQHNFRNAIRNGDLKYAGRPASASPAVGYMSVHMKQQKALVDDALNLDFE; the protein is encoded by the coding sequence ATGCACAACGGTGTGATGAAGGCATGGCTCGAGTCTTCACACTTGGCTGGCGCCAATGCAACTTACGTAGAAGAGCTCTACGAACTGTATCTAAGTGACCCCGATCTGGTAAGTGAGGAGTGGAAACGTGTATTTGAAGGGCTGCCTACGCAGCCTTCTGAGGTTGTAGAACAATCTCATTCACGGGTCCGTGATTACTTCCGGAGACTCGCTCAAGAGACAAAGCATTACAATGTCCAAGTTAGTGATCCTGATGTCGATGCTAAACAAGTAAAAGTTTTGCAACTTATAAATGCCTATCGATTCCGAGGGCATCAAGCAGCTAGCCTAGATCCACTAGGCATATGGGAACGAGACCCCGGTCCGGACCTAGACCCTGCATTCCACAATCTTACTGAAGATGATTTTGAAGAAACCTTTAACGTAGGTTCTTTTGCAGTTGCACAAGAATCAATGCAATTAGGTGATCTTTATTCTGCCCTTAAGAAAACGTATTGTGGCTCTATTGGTGCAGAGTACATGCACATGATCAATACAGAACAAAAGCGCTGGGTTCAGCAGCGACTTGAGTCTGTATTGGGGCAACCGTCTTTTACTGCTGAAGAGAAAGAAACTTTCTTGGACGAGTTGACAGCTGCAGAGGGATTAGAAAGGTACTTGGGTGCTAAATTCCCAGGAGCGAAACGCTTTTCACTAGAAGGTGGTGACGCATTAATACCTATGATGAAAGAGTTAATTCGTCATGCTGGTAAGTCTGGAATGCGTGAGGTTGTAATTGGTATGGCTCACCGTGGTCGCCTTAACATGTTGGTAAATGTGTTAGGTAAAAAGCCACAAGATCTGTTTGATGAGTTTGCTGGTAAGCATGATGAAACATGGGGTACGGGTGATGTTAAGTATCACCAAGGTTTCTCAGCTGATTTTGCGACACCAGGTGGTGATGTGCACTTAGCACTAGCATTTAACCCATCTCATTTAGAGATCGTAAACCCAGTAGTTATTGGGTCGGTACGAGCAAGACAAGATCGTCTTAACGACAAAGATGGCAGTATGGTATTACCAATTACTATTCATGGTGATTCTGCTATTGCTGGTCAAGGTGTCGTGCAAGAGACATTTAATATGTCCCGTACGCGCGGATTCCAAGTAGGGGGTACGGTACGAGTTGTCATCAACAACCAAGTTGGTTTTACAACATCAAACCCTAGAGATACTCGTTCTACGATGTACTGTACTGATATTGCTAAAATGGTACAGGCACCCATCTTCCATGTTAATGCCGATGACCCAGAGGCGGTCGCCTTTATTACTCGGATTGCATTAGATTATCGCAATACCTTCAAGCGCGATGTTGTTATTGATCTGGTTTGTTATCGCCGCCACGGCCATAACGAAGCGGATGAGCCAAATGCAACTCAACCCTTGATGTATCAAAAAATCAAGAAGCACCCTACGCCTCGTAAACTATATGCGGACGTGTTGATAGAACGTAATGAGCTTGATATTGGTAAAGCGACCGAAATGGTGAATGATTACCGTGACGCGTTAGACCACGGTGAAGTTGTGGTTAAAGAGTGGCGTCCAATGGAGATGCACTCAGTTGACTGGAATCCATATCTTGGTCATGACTGGAACATCGCATGGGACAACAAGTACGAACTAACTCGCCTCAGAGAGCTTGGTGAAAAGCTTTGCGATTATCCAGAAAGCCACAAGCTACAAAGTCGAGTTAATAAGATTTACAACGATCGTCGTTCAATGATTAGTGGTGAAAAGCCTCTAGATTGGGGGATGGCAGAGATACTAGCCTACGGAACACTTGTTGATGATGGCAAGCGTATACGCATTTCTGGTCAGGATTCTGGACGTGGTACTTTCTTCCACCGTCATTCAGTACTCCATAACCAAGAAGATGCGAGTACCTACGTACCCTTGCAGAATGTTCACAGCAAACAAGGCCCGTTCCAGGTATTTGACTCGGTTCTTTCCGAAGCGGCTGTACTTGCATTTGAATATGGTTATGCAACAGCAGAACCAGGCGGTTTAACGCTATGGGAAGCGCAGTTTGGTGATTTTGCCAACGGTGCACAGGTAGTTATCGACCAATTCATTTCATCTGGTGAGCAAAAATGGGGTCGACTTTGTGGTCTAACCATGTTGCTACCACATGGTTATGAAGGTCAGGGACCAGAGCATTCATCAGCTCGTTTGGAACGTTACCTTCAGCTGTGTGCAGAACAAAATATTCAAGTGATTGTGCCTTCGACACCAGCACAGGTTTATCACATGCTTCGTCGCCAAGTGGTTCGCCCAATGCGGCGTCCTCTAGTGGTTATGTCACCAAAATCACTTCTTCGTCATCCAATGTGTACCTCTTCACTTGAAGAGTTGGCTGAAGGTACATTCCAGCCAGCGATCGGAGAAATCGATGATATCGAGCCGAGCAAGGTGAAACGCGTTGTGTTCTGTTCTGGCAAGGTTTATTACGACTTGCTTGATCAAAGACGCAAGAACGAGCAAGACGATGTTGCCATTATACGTATTGAACAGTTATATCCGTTCCCATTATTTGAGGTTCGAGATCTAATAGAACAGTATGAGAATGTGCAAGATTTCGTCTGGTGCCAAGAAGAGCCGCAGAACCAAGGTGCTTGGTATTGTAGCCAACATAACTTCCGCAACGCCATACGCAATGGTGACCTGAAATATGCAGGACGTCCTGCTTCAGCATCTCCAGCGGTAGGCTATATGTCGGTACACATGAAACAACAGAAGGCGTTAGTAGATGACGCTTTGAATCTAGATTTTGAATAA
- a CDS encoding succinate dehydrogenase iron-sulfur subunit → MKLNFSLYRYNPDIDSKPYMKDYTLEVDEGTDMMLLDALILLKEQDASISFRRSCREGVCGSDGLNMNGKNGLACITPLSALMEQNPIVIRPLPGLPVVRDLIVDMTQFYDNYAKVKPYLISDGNLPPSRENLQMPQDRAHLDGLYECIMCACCTTSCPSFWWNPDKFIGPAGLLAAYRWLIDSRDTATDERLSDLDDAFSVFRCHGIMNCVSVCPKGLNPTKAIGHIKTMLVNKSV, encoded by the coding sequence ATGAAACTGAATTTCTCTCTTTACCGTTATAATCCTGATATCGACAGTAAACCTTACATGAAGGACTACACGCTCGAAGTGGATGAAGGCACAGATATGATGCTTTTGGATGCATTGATTCTGTTAAAAGAACAAGATGCATCTATCTCATTTCGTCGATCATGCCGCGAAGGGGTATGTGGTTCTGATGGCCTGAATATGAATGGTAAAAACGGTCTAGCATGTATCACTCCGCTATCTGCCCTTATGGAGCAGAATCCTATAGTAATCAGACCATTACCAGGATTACCTGTTGTTCGCGATTTAATCGTAGACATGACGCAATTTTATGATAATTATGCGAAAGTGAAGCCGTATCTGATTTCAGATGGTAACTTACCGCCTTCTCGAGAAAATCTACAAATGCCGCAAGATAGAGCGCATTTAGATGGTCTTTATGAATGTATCATGTGCGCATGTTGTACGACATCATGTCCGTCATTTTGGTGGAACCCAGATAAGTTTATTGGACCTGCAGGTCTGCTTGCGGCTTATCGTTGGTTAATTGATAGCCGAGATACAGCAACAGATGAACGATTATCAGATCTTGACGACGCATTTAGCGTTTTTCGTTGCCATGGCATCATGAACTGTGTAAGTGTTTGTCCTAAAGGATTAAATCCGACAAAAGCAATTGGTCATATTAAAACTATGCTAGTGAATAAGTCGGTTTAA